One Paenibacillus sp. FSL H7-0737 DNA segment encodes these proteins:
- a CDS encoding helix-turn-helix domain-containing protein: protein MMNNSGNLSGRLLQNLKVTVTHAQLSNRYPGWNRTLETPAFNRLYFIDGGEGKVIINGITYYPKPGQLMIMPAGSTQTTETSIDDPYIRYYCHFDADIGEWPLFHAEKKLYICDSPNPDSIRAIFVEMIEQFQKDDVLSILRTQACLLNLIATCLESSDSSHTDFMMQFIHTGDHGKLAHVLHYIDNCLNKPIEIDELAELVHLHPNYFIPYFKRFMGVTPMAYVQLKRMEHAKRQLSYTDYSISDIAEQVGMELAHFSKYFKKTMGLSPSTYRNSTK from the coding sequence ATGATGAACAATTCAGGGAACTTATCAGGACGTCTCCTGCAGAATCTCAAGGTTACTGTGACCCATGCCCAACTTAGTAATAGATATCCCGGATGGAACCGCACGCTGGAAACCCCCGCTTTTAATCGGCTATATTTTATTGATGGGGGTGAGGGGAAAGTAATTATAAACGGGATCACCTACTATCCGAAGCCAGGTCAGCTAATGATCATGCCTGCGGGGAGCACACAAACTACCGAAACTTCTATTGATGATCCCTATATCCGTTATTACTGCCACTTTGATGCTGACATTGGAGAATGGCCCTTATTCCATGCGGAGAAAAAATTATACATCTGTGATTCGCCTAATCCAGATTCAATAAGGGCAATTTTCGTGGAGATGATCGAACAATTTCAAAAAGACGATGTCTTATCTATCCTTCGCACACAGGCTTGTTTGCTTAATCTCATTGCCACTTGTCTTGAATCGAGCGACAGTAGTCATACAGATTTTATGATGCAATTCATACACACCGGAGACCATGGTAAGCTGGCTCATGTGCTCCATTACATCGATAATTGTCTAAATAAGCCCATAGAGATTGATGAACTAGCAGAGCTTGTCCACCTGCACCCGAACTATTTTATACCTTATTTCAAAAGATTCATGGGGGTGACTCCAATGGCCTATGTTCAATTGAAACGTATGGAGCACGCTAAAAGACAGCTTTCTTACACAGATTACAGCATTTCAGATATTGCGGAACAAGTCGGCATGGAATTGGCTCATTTCTCTAAATATTTCAAAAAGACGATGGGTCTATCCCCATCCACTTATCGAAATAGTACGAAGTAA
- a CDS encoding Gfo/Idh/MocA family protein has translation MGTVRYGIIGIGNMGTAHAQSLLSEIKGAELTAVCDIREERLKWAEEQLPENVRKYSTPKELFESRIMDAVLICTPHYDHPTLAIEAFQHGYHVLVEKPAGVYTKAVQQMNDAAAQSDRKFGIMYNQRTNPLYQKLRDLIQSGELGEIRRTNWIITDWYRSQNYYNSGGWRATWAGEGGGVLLNQDPHQLDLWQWTTGMMPKRIRAFCHFGKYRNIEVEDDVTAYVEYENGATGLFITTTGEAPGTNRFEINGDNGKIVVEDGKITFWRLRTPEPQFNAEFTGGFGSPECWKCEIPVQDGGGEQHKGILRNFTNAILHDEALLAPGEEGIKGLTLSNAMYLSAWTDNWVELPIDSDLFYDKLMEKVKNSTFQKETSESKTLNVKGTH, from the coding sequence ATGGGTACAGTTCGTTATGGGATTATTGGTATTGGAAATATGGGAACCGCACATGCGCAAAGTCTGCTGAGTGAGATTAAGGGGGCTGAGCTTACAGCCGTATGTGATATAAGAGAAGAACGTTTGAAATGGGCTGAAGAGCAGTTACCTGAGAATGTTAGGAAGTATTCTACGCCGAAGGAATTATTCGAGTCACGTATCATGGATGCGGTATTAATCTGTACTCCGCATTATGATCATCCTACACTTGCAATCGAAGCTTTTCAGCATGGTTATCATGTACTAGTGGAGAAGCCTGCAGGTGTTTATACGAAAGCTGTTCAACAGATGAACGATGCTGCAGCACAGTCTGACCGCAAATTTGGAATCATGTACAATCAGCGTACTAATCCTTTGTATCAGAAGCTGAGAGATCTTATTCAGTCTGGTGAGTTAGGTGAGATCCGCCGGACGAATTGGATTATCACCGACTGGTATAGATCGCAGAACTACTATAATTCTGGTGGCTGGCGGGCGACATGGGCGGGTGAAGGTGGCGGGGTATTGCTTAATCAAGATCCTCATCAGCTAGATTTATGGCAATGGACGACAGGCATGATGCCGAAGCGGATAAGAGCATTTTGCCACTTTGGAAAATATCGCAACATCGAGGTTGAAGATGATGTAACCGCTTATGTGGAATACGAGAATGGCGCTACAGGTCTGTTTATTACTACAACTGGAGAGGCACCGGGAACTAATCGTTTTGAAATCAATGGCGATAATGGAAAAATCGTAGTGGAAGACGGGAAGATAACCTTTTGGCGTTTACGTACACCAGAGCCGCAGTTCAACGCAGAGTTTACGGGAGGTTTCGGTAGTCCGGAATGTTGGAAATGTGAGATACCTGTACAAGATGGCGGAGGGGAGCAGCATAAAGGAATTCTACGGAACTTTACGAATGCCATTTTGCATGATGAGGCATTACTTGCTCCCGGGGAGGAAGGGATTAAGGGGCTAACCCTTTCAAATGCCATGTATTTATCGGCTTGGACGGACAATTGGGTGGAGCTTCCGATAGATTCGGATTTATTCTACGATAAGCTGATGGAAAAAGTAAAAAACTCGACTTTCCAAAAGGAAACCTCAGAATCTAAAACATTGAATGTTAAAGGAACTCATTAA
- a CDS encoding asparaginase produces the protein MNGLQSMLAKTTVAAGLSFTLLFSATTMLPVSTTYAAEVTQTIEGTVKLPKVQVIATGGTIAGKSVDETSFQNYKAGTLLMEDMVKALPNLKKFADVTSYQFGNAGSGSYTMQQLYDLSLKVDKALETQDGIVVTTGTDTMEEIAYFLDLTVRSSKPVVVTGSMRPWTVIGSDAQANLFNAIKLAASGKTKYYGTVLMLNDEIHTAREVTKTNAYRTDTFESPQIGILGYIDENNIRIYRANSRALLTADKWATPFDLTKIKSSDMPKVEIAYAYQDAGSGAITGFVQDGAKGIVTSGTGAGGVSKAMGEARTKAIKENGVIFVSTTRTGSGSNYASSDGIIAGDNLNAAHARILLELALSFSSDFNTIKGWFDTYGSGQVTIADK, from the coding sequence ATGAATGGATTACAATCAATGCTCGCCAAAACTACTGTTGCCGCAGGACTCTCTTTCACTCTACTCTTCTCTGCTACAACAATGCTTCCCGTTTCTACCACTTACGCCGCTGAGGTTACCCAAACGATTGAAGGAACGGTTAAGCTTCCAAAGGTCCAAGTCATAGCAACCGGTGGTACTATTGCCGGTAAATCTGTGGATGAGACCAGCTTCCAGAACTATAAAGCCGGGACTTTGTTAATGGAAGATATGGTTAAAGCACTGCCTAACCTTAAAAAGTTCGCCGATGTAACTAGCTATCAATTTGGGAATGCAGGCTCTGGCTCGTACACCATGCAACAACTATATGATCTCTCCTTAAAAGTAGATAAAGCACTAGAAACCCAAGATGGCATCGTTGTTACTACAGGTACCGATACGATGGAGGAAATTGCATATTTCCTTGATCTTACAGTGCGTAGCTCCAAACCTGTCGTAGTAACTGGCTCTATGCGTCCATGGACAGTTATCGGAAGTGACGCTCAGGCCAATCTATTTAACGCTATTAAACTAGCAGCTAGCGGAAAGACGAAGTATTACGGTACTGTGCTCATGCTAAATGACGAGATTCATACGGCTAGAGAGGTTACCAAGACGAATGCCTATCGTACAGACACTTTTGAATCTCCACAAATAGGAATCCTCGGATATATCGATGAGAATAATATCAGAATTTATCGGGCGAATTCCAGAGCACTATTGACCGCTGACAAATGGGCAACTCCGTTCGACCTAACGAAGATTAAGAGCAGTGATATGCCTAAGGTAGAAATTGCTTATGCTTATCAAGATGCCGGTTCTGGGGCAATTACAGGTTTTGTTCAAGATGGAGCAAAAGGTATTGTAACTTCAGGAACAGGGGCTGGCGGCGTATCTAAAGCTATGGGAGAAGCCCGTACGAAAGCTATTAAGGAAAACGGAGTTATCTTCGTGTCTACCACGCGTACGGGTTCCGGTTCCAACTATGCTTCAAGTGACGGCATAATTGCCGGAGATAATCTGAACGCAGCCCATGCCCGAATTCTATTAGAGCTGGCACTGTCATTCAGCAGTGATTTCAACACGATTAAAGGCTGGTTTGACACATATGGCTCAGGCCAAGTCACCATAGCTGACAAATAA
- a CDS encoding Gfo/Idh/MocA family protein: MNRIDGMTYAPTYEAKPVVKPGEFIIAAIALDHGHIYGMCNGLVEAGAELKWVYDPDEEKIRAFIAKYPGVRAAESMDEILEDPEVRLVAAAAIPSERGPLGNKVMAHGKDYFTDKTPFTTLEQLDDARAMVAATNQKYMVYYSERLHVESAIYAGQLIRQGAIGRVLQVIGLGPHRLNASSRPEWFFEREKYGGILCDIGSHQIEQFLYYTDCRDALVVHSKVANYNHSSYPELEDFGDAMLVGDNGATQYFRVDWFTPDGLGTWGDGRTMIMGTEGYIELRKYSDIGRSNTPDHVYWVNGEGEHYEHVAGKVGFPFFGELILDCLNRTELSMTQAHVFKAAELCLKAQAQAMNLTPNQLK; the protein is encoded by the coding sequence ATGAATAGAATAGATGGGATGACCTATGCACCCACATATGAAGCTAAACCTGTAGTGAAGCCAGGTGAATTCATCATCGCAGCTATTGCACTCGATCACGGTCATATTTACGGGATGTGTAATGGGCTGGTTGAGGCTGGTGCAGAGCTGAAATGGGTATATGATCCGGATGAAGAGAAAATTAGAGCATTCATAGCCAAATATCCTGGAGTTAGGGCTGCTGAGTCTATGGATGAAATATTGGAAGATCCAGAAGTTCGCTTAGTTGCAGCGGCAGCTATTCCTTCAGAACGAGGCCCCTTAGGAAATAAGGTTATGGCTCACGGGAAGGATTATTTTACGGATAAAACCCCTTTTACAACACTTGAACAACTGGATGATGCTAGAGCTATGGTCGCAGCAACCAATCAGAAGTATATGGTTTACTATAGTGAGCGTCTTCATGTTGAAAGCGCAATCTATGCGGGACAGCTGATCCGTCAGGGGGCTATTGGTCGTGTTCTTCAAGTCATTGGATTAGGGCCGCATCGTTTAAATGCATCTAGCCGTCCAGAATGGTTTTTTGAGCGGGAGAAATATGGCGGAATTCTATGCGATATTGGCAGCCACCAAATTGAACAATTTTTATATTATACAGATTGTCGGGATGCTTTAGTTGTTCACAGTAAGGTAGCTAATTATAATCATTCGTCTTACCCTGAATTAGAGGACTTCGGTGATGCGATGCTTGTTGGGGACAATGGGGCAACCCAATACTTCCGTGTAGATTGGTTTACGCCAGACGGACTCGGAACCTGGGGAGATGGACGTACAATGATCATGGGAACTGAAGGGTACATTGAACTGCGCAAATACAGCGATATCGGGCGTTCAAATACACCGGATCATGTGTACTGGGTGAACGGGGAAGGGGAGCATTACGAACATGTAGCTGGAAAGGTTGGATTTCCGTTCTTTGGTGAACTTATCCTCGATTGTCTGAACCGGACGGAGCTGTCCATGACTCAAGCACATGTCTTCAAAGCTGCTGAACTATGTTTGAAGGCTCAAGCCCAAGCGATGAATCTAACTCCTAATCAACTAAAATAG
- a CDS encoding CatB-related O-acetyltransferase — protein MKQQLFNHWSETKYLKDIVTNPMIEVGDYSYYSGYYDNHHFEDGCVRYLWGDETSRKLFNPIEDFGWHLDKLIIGNYVCIASGVIILMGGNHNHHPEWITVYPFADQIETSYEPKGDTIIESDAWIGMNAMIMPGVKIGEGAIVAAGSVVVKDVPPYTIVGGNPAKEIRKRFTDREIEKLKEMRWFDWKREKIEQATSIFSSSSIDQLYEFYLREIIS, from the coding sequence ATGAAACAACAGTTGTTTAACCACTGGTCAGAAACGAAGTATTTAAAGGATATTGTCACCAACCCAATGATTGAGGTAGGGGATTACTCGTACTACTCTGGGTATTACGATAATCATCATTTTGAAGACGGGTGCGTCAGATATCTTTGGGGAGACGAAACGTCAAGAAAGTTATTTAACCCGATCGAAGATTTTGGGTGGCATTTAGATAAATTGATTATAGGAAATTATGTTTGTATTGCAAGTGGTGTAATTATTTTAATGGGTGGTAATCACAATCATCATCCGGAATGGATTACCGTGTATCCTTTTGCGGACCAGATTGAAACCTCTTACGAACCCAAAGGGGATACGATCATAGAAAGTGATGCTTGGATTGGGATGAATGCAATGATTATGCCAGGTGTGAAAATAGGGGAAGGTGCTATTGTTGCGGCAGGTTCGGTTGTTGTAAAAGACGTTCCACCATATACAATAGTAGGTGGCAATCCTGCTAAAGAGATTAGAAAAAGATTTACAGATCGTGAAATCGAAAAGTTAAAGGAAATGCGTTGGTTTGATTGGAAACGTGAGAAAATTGAACAAGCTACGTCTATCTTTTCAAGTTCATCGATTGATCAATTATATGAGTTTTATCTAAGGGAAATAATTTCATAA
- a CDS encoding LysR family transcriptional regulator, which produces MIVDTLRVFVTVAEQSHFSKAGELLNLSQPGVSLHIRNLENELGAKLLHRSPKQVKLTEAGTILYNHAKQILAHFEEAHQEIQMLQDEVTGSIHIGASFTIGEYILPSRLAEFANQYPQVKLQVTIGNTEEIIAGVRANEMDIGFIEGEAHENDLIVTPYMKDEMIMVSPANHPLSTIVSVEQGMLQNQVWVLRELGSGTRAFSDHFIQEEEISVKRSYVFNSSQGVKEAVASGLGIAMLSRWIVRKELASGEICELPIRHHHLERQFSIIRHKESSSSMATHVFIQKLLVSRKDK; this is translated from the coding sequence ATGATTGTGGATACATTACGGGTTTTCGTTACAGTTGCTGAGCAAAGTCATTTCTCTAAAGCAGGAGAATTACTGAATCTATCTCAACCCGGTGTCAGTCTACATATCCGGAATCTTGAGAATGAACTAGGCGCAAAGCTTCTACACCGATCTCCGAAACAAGTAAAATTAACCGAAGCAGGTACAATACTTTATAATCACGCCAAACAAATATTGGCCCACTTCGAAGAAGCTCATCAGGAAATACAAATGCTACAGGATGAGGTTACTGGCAGTATACATATTGGTGCGAGCTTTACGATTGGAGAGTATATATTACCTTCAAGACTTGCGGAATTTGCAAATCAATACCCACAAGTCAAGCTTCAGGTGACGATCGGTAATACTGAAGAAATTATTGCTGGGGTAAGAGCCAATGAAATGGATATTGGGTTTATCGAAGGAGAAGCCCATGAGAATGATCTGATCGTTACACCTTACATGAAGGACGAGATGATTATGGTCTCCCCGGCCAACCACCCTTTGTCAACAATAGTCTCTGTGGAGCAAGGGATGCTACAAAATCAGGTTTGGGTTCTGCGAGAGCTTGGCTCTGGAACGCGTGCTTTCAGTGATCATTTCATTCAAGAAGAAGAGATTTCTGTCAAAAGATCCTATGTCTTCAACAGTAGTCAAGGAGTTAAGGAAGCCGTTGCCTCCGGTTTGGGAATCGCGATGCTCTCCAGATGGATTGTGCGCAAAGAATTAGCAAGTGGTGAAATCTGTGAGCTTCCCATCCGACATCATCATCTTGAAAGACAATTCTCCATCATTCGCCATAAAGAAAGCTCCTCCTCCATGGCTACCCATGTCTTTATTCAAAAACTACTTGTCTCTAGAAAAGATAAGTAG
- a CDS encoding Gfo/Idh/MocA family protein: MNKLGVAIIGCGAIFPLHAKAISAIKDVNLLLVADIDADKATREGIEYACDATDDYREILNDNRIDVVHLCTPHHLHAEMAEELLRAGKHVLTEKPIAVDLPSAMRMLEAAQESSGQLGVVFQNRYNDASVYIKKTIDSGDLGKLLCMKGVVTWHRNESYYKDSNWRGRWSTEGGGVLINQTIHTLDLLQWYGGEIKSVKGSITTDVFDGVIEVEDTAHACIDFANNVRGLFYGTNTYLENSPVELELVFEEGTLNLRREHLYLWKDGKETLVCEPMFSPAEGKSYWGTGHKRLIEDFYDHIFSGSKFWLDGPEGIKALELVKRIYSSSQRNK, translated from the coding sequence ATGAACAAACTTGGAGTAGCGATTATTGGCTGCGGGGCGATATTTCCTCTCCATGCTAAAGCAATATCAGCAATAAAAGATGTAAATCTACTTCTAGTTGCAGATATTGATGCTGATAAAGCTACACGAGAGGGAATAGAATATGCCTGCGATGCCACTGATGATTATAGAGAAATATTAAATGATAATCGTATTGATGTTGTTCATCTCTGTACACCTCATCATCTTCATGCAGAAATGGCTGAAGAGCTATTACGTGCGGGGAAGCATGTGTTAACTGAAAAGCCAATCGCCGTTGACCTTCCTTCAGCCATGCGCATGCTGGAAGCAGCGCAAGAGAGCTCCGGCCAGCTTGGTGTGGTGTTCCAGAATCGTTATAATGATGCTTCCGTTTATATTAAGAAGACTATAGATTCTGGTGATTTAGGGAAACTGCTTTGTATGAAAGGTGTCGTAACCTGGCATCGAAACGAAAGTTACTACAAAGATAGCAATTGGAGAGGAAGGTGGTCCACGGAAGGCGGAGGTGTTCTAATTAATCAGACCATTCATACCTTGGATTTACTACAGTGGTATGGGGGTGAGATTAAATCCGTGAAAGGCAGTATTACCACGGATGTGTTTGATGGCGTCATTGAAGTAGAAGATACTGCCCATGCTTGTATCGACTTTGCCAATAATGTTCGCGGGCTGTTTTATGGCACGAATACCTATCTTGAGAACTCTCCGGTGGAGTTGGAGCTAGTTTTTGAAGAGGGGACGCTTAACCTCCGTCGAGAGCACTTATATCTTTGGAAAGATGGGAAGGAAACCTTGGTTTGTGAGCCTATGTTCAGTCCTGCGGAAGGCAAATCGTATTGGGGGACTGGGCATAAGAGACTAATTGAGGACTTCTATGACCATATTTTCAGTGGATCAAAGTTTTGGCTGGATGGTCCTGAGGGGATAAAGGCGCTGGAACTGGTGAAGCGTATTTATAGCTCATCGCAGAGGAACAAATAA
- a CDS encoding GNAT family N-acetyltransferase, whose product MIIHIRTATFSDTQDIAKLSSELGYPLNIEQLADRLQDIRNRKDHAIYVAESDSQLIGWIHANVRMLIESPPFVEICGLVVDGQYRGEGIGRQLVETCERWAAQIGVNKLRVRTNQTREDAVCFYTRIGFSQKKAQFVLDKEL is encoded by the coding sequence ATGATCATACATATTAGGACAGCTACATTTAGCGACACGCAAGATATTGCAAAACTATCCAGTGAGCTCGGATATCCTTTAAATATCGAACAGCTAGCAGATAGACTTCAAGATATCAGAAATCGTAAAGATCATGCTATTTATGTAGCAGAGTCGGATAGCCAATTAATCGGATGGATTCACGCCAATGTGCGAATGTTAATTGAATCTCCGCCCTTTGTTGAAATTTGTGGTCTGGTGGTCGATGGGCAGTATCGCGGAGAAGGGATCGGCAGACAACTTGTTGAAACCTGTGAACGCTGGGCAGCACAAATTGGAGTGAACAAATTAAGAGTGCGCACCAACCAAACTAGAGAAGATGCGGTATGTTTCTATACACGTATTGGATTTTCGCAGAAGAAAGCTCAGTTCGTGCTTGATAAGGAACTTTAA
- a CDS encoding DUF2691 family protein, translated as MENNEYYIIFANFKAFLREKDVIDVQTYEEFLNSDCQLVLLVVDSEYATVYCKDQGMLEALCHNAISNGYEDVQYITNENDFRTRLSVW; from the coding sequence TTGGAGAATAACGAATACTATATCATCTTTGCGAACTTCAAGGCTTTTCTACGAGAGAAGGATGTAATTGATGTTCAGACCTATGAGGAGTTCTTAAATAGTGATTGCCAGCTTGTACTTTTAGTCGTCGACAGTGAATATGCTACAGTTTATTGCAAAGACCAGGGGATGCTTGAAGCACTGTGTCATAACGCAATTTCAAATGGATATGAAGATGTTCAGTACATTACGAATGAGAATGACTTCAGAACAAGATTATCAGTATGGTAG
- a CDS encoding malate:quinone oxidoreductase, with protein MGKSATETDVILIGAGIMSATLGTLLKELVPDWKIKVFEKLENAGEESSNEWNNAGTGHAALCELNYTVEKSDGTVDISKAIQINEQFQLSMQFWSYLVNRKLIHNPQDFIMPLPHMSLVLGEKNVAFLKRRFEALSKNPLFQGMEFSDDSSKLMEWIPLIIQNRPSNEPIAATKIDSGTDVNFGALTRMLFDHLKSKNVDLHYKHSVDGIKRTSDGSWDLRVKNDSGTIEHHTAKFVFVGGGGGSLHILQKSGIPEGKHIGGFPVSGIFMVCNKPEVIAQHHAKVYGKAKVGAPPMSVPHLDTRFIDNKKSLLFGPFAGFSPKFLKTGSMFDLITSVKPDNLLTMLSAGAKNMSLTKYLIEQVLLSKEKRMEELREFIPNAKIEDWDLVVAGQRVQVIKDTEDGKGILQFGTEVISAADGSIAALLGASPGASTAVHVMLEVLNKCFPQHIKEWEPKIKEMIPSYGLSLLENPELLHEVHTLTATTLGLGGKERVHS; from the coding sequence ATGGGCAAAAGTGCAACTGAAACAGACGTCATTTTAATTGGTGCTGGAATCATGAGTGCGACTTTAGGAACACTTTTAAAAGAATTAGTGCCGGATTGGAAGATTAAAGTGTTTGAAAAGCTCGAAAATGCAGGTGAGGAAAGCTCTAATGAATGGAATAATGCAGGAACTGGACATGCGGCGCTCTGCGAGCTTAACTACACTGTCGAAAAATCCGACGGAACTGTAGATATAAGTAAAGCCATCCAAATTAATGAACAGTTTCAACTTTCAATGCAATTTTGGTCTTATTTGGTAAATCGTAAGTTGATACATAATCCTCAGGATTTTATCATGCCCTTGCCCCATATGAGTTTGGTACTAGGGGAGAAGAATGTAGCTTTTTTGAAGAGAAGATTTGAAGCGCTATCAAAAAATCCTTTGTTCCAAGGAATGGAATTTTCCGATGACTCTAGCAAATTAATGGAATGGATACCGCTTATTATACAAAATCGTCCATCGAATGAACCTATAGCAGCAACAAAAATCGACTCAGGCACAGATGTTAACTTTGGCGCTTTAACGCGTATGTTATTTGATCACTTAAAGAGTAAGAATGTAGATCTCCATTATAAACATAGTGTAGATGGAATCAAACGTACTAGCGATGGGTCGTGGGACTTGAGAGTGAAGAACGACAGCGGTACTATTGAACACCATACTGCAAAATTTGTCTTTGTTGGTGGCGGGGGAGGAAGCTTGCATATCCTGCAAAAATCCGGTATTCCTGAAGGGAAACATATTGGAGGATTCCCGGTAAGTGGAATATTTATGGTGTGTAATAAACCAGAAGTTATAGCCCAGCATCATGCAAAAGTATACGGTAAAGCTAAGGTTGGAGCGCCTCCAATGTCTGTTCCGCATCTGGACACTAGATTTATTGACAACAAAAAATCGTTGTTATTTGGACCGTTTGCTGGCTTCTCACCAAAATTTTTAAAAACCGGTTCAATGTTTGATTTGATCACTTCCGTAAAACCCGATAATCTCCTAACGATGCTGTCGGCAGGTGCAAAGAACATGTCTTTGACCAAATACCTGATCGAGCAAGTGTTGTTATCGAAAGAAAAACGCATGGAGGAATTACGAGAGTTTATCCCGAATGCCAAAATAGAGGATTGGGATCTAGTTGTAGCAGGCCAACGCGTACAGGTAATCAAAGATACAGAGGATGGCAAAGGTATCCTTCAATTCGGTACAGAGGTAATTAGCGCCGCAGATGGTTCGATTGCAGCATTGCTTGGGGCTTCCCCAGGTGCTTCTACGGCTGTTCACGTGATGCTTGAAGTACTTAATAAATGTTTCCCTCAGCATATAAAAGAGTGGGAACCGAAAATTAAAGAAATGATTCCTTCTTATGGCCTGTCACTACTGGAAAATCCAGAGCTTTTGCATGAAGTGCACACATTAACGGCAACTACATTGGGTCTAGGTGGAAAAGAGCGAGTGCATAGTTAA
- a CDS encoding DUF3977 family protein: protein MKYIEFGLGNTWFIRTETELEDGSEFEEKGIVKPVRFHSLYIRIWISKTVVILDLKQGFKKSKKSYNAFKIIFGITSL, encoded by the coding sequence ATGAAATATATTGAATTTGGTCTAGGTAATACATGGTTTATTAGAACCGAAACGGAGTTAGAGGATGGAAGTGAATTTGAAGAAAAAGGAATTGTGAAACCGGTAAGGTTCCATTCTCTATATATCAGGATTTGGATTAGTAAAACTGTAGTAATCCTAGACTTAAAGCAAGGTTTTAAAAAAAGTAAGAAAAGTTATAACGCGTTTAAGATTATTTTTGGTATAACAAGTCTCTAG
- a CDS encoding sugar phosphate isomerase/epimerase family protein, with protein MKRSMIAAQMYTLRDYTQTAEDLRSTFQKVSAMGYESIQISSIGPINPMLVKEYADEAGLAICATHVSWDRLVNDLDALAAEHKLWNCKYIGLGSLPEEFRTGLESYRNFAKLISEIAIILKEQHGLQFVYHNHDFEFERFEGTTGMEVLLNETDPSVGFILDLYWVQAGGASPEEWIRKVEGRMQVVHLKDMAIVDRKQVFAEIGEGNMNYAEIIATCRETGVEWYVVEQDVCRRDPFESLEMSLRYLISLL; from the coding sequence ATGAAACGTTCGATGATTGCGGCTCAAATGTACACGTTACGTGATTATACTCAAACTGCGGAGGATTTAAGATCAACTTTTCAAAAGGTATCGGCAATGGGTTATGAGAGCATTCAGATTTCATCCATTGGACCGATTAATCCGATGCTCGTTAAAGAATATGCGGATGAAGCGGGGCTGGCTATATGTGCGACCCATGTGTCCTGGGATCGGTTAGTGAATGATCTGGATGCGCTTGCCGCAGAGCATAAGCTGTGGAATTGCAAATATATTGGACTTGGAAGTTTACCAGAAGAATTTCGTACGGGACTTGAAAGCTACCGGAACTTTGCGAAATTGATATCTGAAATTGCAATAATATTAAAAGAACAACACGGTCTGCAATTTGTTTATCATAATCATGATTTTGAATTTGAACGCTTTGAAGGTACTACTGGAATGGAAGTACTGCTCAATGAGACTGATCCATCAGTTGGTTTCATACTTGATTTATATTGGGTGCAGGCAGGTGGCGCGAGTCCGGAAGAATGGATACGTAAAGTTGAAGGCAGAATGCAGGTTGTACATTTAAAGGATATGGCGATAGTTGATAGAAAACAGGTTTTTGCTGAAATAGGCGAAGGAAACATGAACTATGCGGAGATCATTGCTACTTGTCGTGAGACGGGTGTTGAATGGTACGTAGTGGAGCAGGATGTTTGTAGACGTGATCCTTTTGAGAGCTTAGAGATGAGCCTGCGCTATCTCATTAGCTTATTATAG